Part of the bacterium genome is shown below.
CGAGAACGCCGCCGACGATGCGCTCGACGAGAACCTGCAGGCGCTGACGGCCTACGCGACCGACGAGACCGTGCGCGCGCTCTTCGGCCTGCACGCGTCCTTCACGCTCAGCGACGAGACGCTCGAGAAGGTGCTCGAGGTGCTGCCCTTCGAGACGCCCTTCCACATGCACTGCGCCGAGGCGCCCGAGGACCTCGCGCACGCGCAGGAGCTGGGCTACGAGAGCGTGGTGGACCGGCTCGCCGCCACGGGGCTGCTGCGGCCGGGCACACTGCTCGCGCACGGCGTGCATCTGCGCCCCGGCGACACGGCCTTGATTCGCGAGATGGGCGCCTACCTCGTGCACTGCCCGCAGTCGAACGCGCACAACCGGGTGGGCACGGCGGACATCGGCGCGATGCTCGGTGACGGCGTGCACGTCGGCCTCGGCACCGACGGCTTCCTCAGCGGCATGCTCACCGAGGCGCAGTTCGCGCGCGACAGCGGCGTCGCGCACGGCACGCTGACGCCCGGGCGCATCGGCGAGCTGCTCTTCCTGCACAACGCGGCGATCGCGAGCAGCGTGTTCGGGCGGCCGCTGGGGCGGCTCGACGAGGGCGAGGACGCGGACTTCGTCGTGCTCGAGCCCACGAAGACCGTGCTCGACCCCGAAGCGAAGGTGCTGCGGGTGGTGAGCCGCGGGCGGACGGTCTACGAGGACGGCCAGGTGCTGGACCTGGACCTCGCGGACCTGCACGCGGAAGCGGACGCGGAGGCGAAGCGGCTGGCGGAGCGCGTGGCGGGGGTGTAGGGCCATCGCTCAGAAAGCGCAGGTGTCCACTTGGCTGGCAGGGAACTCGGAAGCCTGTAGGGCTTGGCCGCAGCCTCGTCTTCCCCTGGCGCGCTTCACTTGGTCAGCTTCCCCTGGCGACCAGAGGCTCCGATGCTGGATGCTTGAACCAACCGGCCGCCCAGCCGCTCTACATCGCAGCCGGGCATGAACCCGTCCCAGGTCATGCCTTGAGTTGTGTCCAGATCAGGTACATGCCCGAAAGTAAGCCCATTACTACAAGTGCGATAGTAATCGCTTGGAGTCTGAGGGTCTGCTGTCGTTGCCGCTCCGCCCTCTCCTGGGTCGCAGCGAGCTGGGTGTTGATCGACGATACCAAGCGGCCCATCTCGCTGAGATTCCGCTCGGCCTGCGCGTCGACCCGTGCCTGGATATCCGCAGTATGCTTCACCAGCCCGGCGGAGACTTCGAAAAGCGCTGCCCGAAGGCTCGTCTGCTGCTCTAGCAGCGAACGGGACACATCGGAGGCAAGGAGCTTCAGTTGCCCATCGAGATGACTCTCAAGCTGGTCTAGCCGCGATTGAAGGCTCTGAATCGCGGCCTGACTGGTCGCAACTACGGTTTGAATAGTCTCCAAGCGTGCAGGAAAGCCCGCTTCGTCGACCGCCTGGGCCAGGGTCGCGAGTGAGGATCTCAGCGTTGCGAGCTCGTTCACCTGACTCGTTACGAGACGTTGCTGGTCTTCTAGCACCACCGTCAGGAGTTCCTGTGCCTGGGTATGTTGCGAGTCCCTCTCTCCCCATGCGCGGAGGCTCTCCTCGGCGCGAGCCTGGGAGTCCTCCAGCTGCCTCCGCGCCGTGCCAAAGGCGATGAGTTCCCGTTCTAGTTGCACCAGGGCCTCATGAAGGCTCAGTGTATCAGTCA
Proteins encoded:
- a CDS encoding amidohydrolase family protein; translation: MSKVLFTNCLLTRPAVEGEPRADAWLLVDRGRLVSVGNGEPPQELAGERQVDLRGKRVLPGFVNAHTHLYSALAPRMPWPKTRPATFRALLEQVWWRLDRALDERALRVSVRLGLVEAIRHGVTTVIDHHSSPSITEGSLDIIAEEAHALGIKVSLAVELSDRNGENAADDALDENLQALTAYATDETVRALFGLHASFTLSDETLEKVLEVLPFETPFHMHCAEAPEDLAHAQELGYESVVDRLAATGLLRPGTLLAHGVHLRPGDTALIREMGAYLVHCPQSNAHNRVGTADIGAMLGDGVHVGLGTDGFLSGMLTEAQFARDSGVAHGTLTPGRIGELLFLHNAAIASSVFGRPLGRLDEGEDADFVVLEPTKTVLDPEAKVLRVVSRGRTVYEDGQVLDLDLADLHAEADAEAKRLAERVAGV